Proteins encoded within one genomic window of Acomys russatus chromosome 5, mAcoRus1.1, whole genome shotgun sequence:
- the LOC127188803 gene encoding LOW QUALITY PROTEIN: scavenger receptor cysteine-rich domain-containing protein SCART1-like (The sequence of the model RefSeq protein was modified relative to this genomic sequence to represent the inferred CDS: substituted 2 bases at 2 genomic stop codons), protein MENVRTIAEIQIGVRCLLPVLSFGHVEAQLLGGTHPCEGRLEVLRGLTWGTVCYDDLDLPTAHVVCRELGCGTAVSILGSSHFGHGSGPVWTEAFHCVGNESLLFHCLREPGHQCGHDQDAALICSGQKFRLVNGSSSCEGRVELWVQESWQPLCAAHWDLADATVLCHQLNCGYAVATPQGGHFGNVEAPIWTDVFHCVGTEPHLLSCPASTLGAQTCAPGNSASAICSGAQNALRLRDGQSHCDGRVEVFLDGVWGRVLDNAWNLCDAAVVCRQLGCGEAQQAYDAPAPVLKTIPVGLSMVHCLGSETHLTQCNVSMSMLVHAGTLRDAGVMCSGECGASTSSALFMXSRVPXLDLSAGSLHVRLVAGKNRCAGRVEVFYRGTWGTVCDDAWDLQDAHVVCRQLGCGHALSAPGAAHFGAGTGRIWLDELGCLGEEAALWECQSGGWGQQDCGHKEDAGVVCSEFTEVRLQEHSQPCTGRLEVFYNGTWGGVCQSLSAASLRVLCGHLGCGSQGQLLARPRNSSKLETVWLKSIQCRDKHDRSLWQCPSAPWDRHSCTSGEEAWLVCAGKTEVSQDIEQMSNCSALSCPEEGAVRVFGGEDGCSGRVELWHRGSWGTVCDDSWDLADAEVVCRQLGCGPAIAALQNAAFGPGSGPIWLDEVGCRGSERTLGACQTEPWGYGDCSHKEDAGVRCLAIPGTMASGNSLAPPPVPEAWTLPITASIVLGCLLGIVLLALTVQWCHSRAISMGFGATGQPSDAVYEYIETVPMDETAEEPAASQSPVQDEDYDDAEELKDSPGEDVEARQLLSLIGVYLCSLSLEHPLAVLLS, encoded by the exons atggagaatgtccGGACCATTGCCGAGATTCaaataggggttcgatgtttactccCTGTGTTGTCTTTTG GTCACGTGGAAGCCCAGCTGCTAGGTGGTACACACCCCTGTGAAGGACGCCTGGAGGTTCTTCGAGGACTCACCTGGGGCACCGTCTGCTATGATGACCTGGACCTGCCCACGGCTCATGTGGTTTGTCgggagctggggtgtggcacCGCTGTATCCATACTCGGGAGTTCCCACTTTGGCCATGGATCAGGACCTGTGTGGACAGAGGCCTTTCACTGTGTGGGCAATGAATCACTGCTGTTCCATTGTCTGAGGGAGCCTGGACACCAGTGTGGCCATGATCAGGATGCTGCATTAATCTGCTCAGGGCAAA AGTTCCGACTGGTCAACGGCAGCAGTAGCTGTGAGGGCCGCGTGGAGCTTTGGGTACAGGAGTCCTGGCAGCCCCTCTGTGCTGCCCACTGGGACTTAGCAGATGCCACGGTGCTCTGCCACCAGCTCAACTGTGGTTATGCAGTGGCCACACCCCAAGGTGGCCATTTTGGAAATGTGGAAGCTCCTATCTGGACAGATGTGTTTCACTGTGTGGGGACAGAGCCCCACCTGCTGAGCTGCCCAGCAAGCACCTTAGGGGCCCAGACATGTGCCCCGGGAAATTCAGCCTCAGCTATCTGCTCAG GTGCCCAAAATGCACTGCGGCTGAGGGATGGACAGAGCCACTGCGATGGTAGAGTGGAGGTTTTCCTTGATGGCGTATGGGGGCGTGTGCTGGACAATGCCTGGAACCTGTGTGATGCTGCTGTGGTGTGCAGGCAGCTCGGGTGCGGAGAGGCACAGCAAGCCTATGACGCTCCGGCTCCAGTCCTCAAGACAATCCCTGTGGGGCTGAGCATGGTGCACTGCTTGGGCTCTGAGACCCACCTGACCCAATGCAACGTGTCAATGTCTATGCTGGTGCACGCGGGAACACTGCGGGACGCAGGTGTCATGTGCTCTGGTGAGTGCGGGGCATCCACTTCCTCAGCCTTGTTCATGTAGTCCAGAGTGCCCTGACTGGATCTCTCCGCAGGGAGCTTGCATGTGCGGTTGGTAGCGGGCAAGAACCGCTGTGCTGGGCGTGTCGAAGTGTTCTATCGGGGCACATGGGGCACCGTATGTGATGATGCCTGGGACCTGCAGGACGCCCATGTGGtctgcaggcagctgggctgTGGCCACGCCCTCAGTGCCCCTGGGGCGGCTCATTTTGGAGCAGGAACTGGGCGCATCTGGCTGGATGAACTGGGCTGCCTGGGCGAGGAGGCTGCTCTGTGGGAGTGCCAGTCAGGAGGCTGGGGCCAACAAGACTGCGGGCACAAGGAGGATGCGGGCGTGGTCTGTTCAG AATTCACTGAGGTGAGGTTGCAAGAACACAGCCAGCCATGCACAGGACGCCTGGAAGTTTTCTACAATGGTACCTGGGGTGGTGTCTGCCAGTCCCTGAGTGCTGCCTCCCTGAGAGTTCTGTGTGGACACCTGGGTTGTGGATCCCAGGGGCAGCTGTTGGCCAGGCCAAGGAACTCATCTAAGCTGGAGACTGTCTGGTTGAAGTCCATTCAGTGTAGGGACAAGCATGACAGGTCCTTGTGGCAATGCCCCTCAGCGCCCTGGGACAGGCATTCTTGCACCAGTGGAGAGGAAGCTTGGTTGGTGTGTGCAG GAAAGACAGAAGTTTCTCAGGATATAGAGCAGATGTCCAACTGCTCAGCTCTTAGCTGCCCAG AGGAAGGTGCAGTTCGTGTGTTTGGGGGTGAGGATGGCTGCTCTGGACGAGTGGAGCTCTGGCACAGAGGTTCATGGGGCACGGTGTGTGACGACTCCTGGGACCTGGCAGATGCAGAAGTTGTGTGCCGGCAGCTGGGCTGTGGCCCCGCCATAGCTGCCCTGCAGAATGCTGCCTTTGGTCCTGGTTCAGGGCCTATATGGCTGGATGAAGTGGGATGCCGAGGCAGTGAGAGGACTCTGGGAGCCTGCCAGACCGAACCATGGGGGTACGGAGACTGCTCCCACAAGGAGGATGCCGGTGTGCGCTGCCTGG CTATCCCTGGGACCATGGCATCAG GCAATTCTCTGGCTCCTCCACCTGTTCCTGAGGCCTGGACCCTGCCTATAACTGCCTCCATAGTCCTTGGCTGCCTCCTGGGCATAGTTCTTCTGGCCCTGACTGTTCAGTGGTGTCACAGCAGAGCCATCAGCATGG GTTTTGGAGCAACAGGGCAGCCCTCAGATGCTGTCTATGAATACATTGAAACAGTCCCTATGGATGAAACAGCAGAGGAGCCAGCAGCATCCCAAAGTCCAGTGCAGGATGAGGATTATGATGATGCAGAAGAGCTCAAGGACAGCCCTGGGGAAGATGTGGAGGCTAGGCAACTGCTGAGCCTGATTGGTGTGTACCTCTGTTCCCTGAGTCTGGAGCATCCTTTGGCTGTTCTGCTCTCATAA